tactgttatctatttatactgttatctatttatactgttagctatttatactgttagctatttagactcttagctatttatactgttagctatttatactgttagctatttatactgttaggtATTTAGACTGTTAGTTATTTAGACTCTTTGCtctttatactgttagctatttatactgttagctatttagacgctttgttatttatactgttagctatttatactgttaggtatttatactgttagttatttagactgttagctatttatactgttagctatttagactcttagctatttagactcttagctatttatactgttagttatttatgctgttagctatttagactcttagctatttatactgttagctatttatactgttagctatttatactgttagttatttagactgtaagctatttatactgttagctatttagactcttagctatttagactcttagctatttatactgttagctatttatactgttagctatttatactgttagctatttagactgttagttatttatactgttagttatttatactgttagctatttcgactgttagttatttagaatgttatctatttagactgttagctatttatactgttagctatttagactgttagttatttatactgttagctatttatactgttagctatttatactgttagttatttagaatgttatctatttagactgttagctatttagactgttagctatttatactgttagttatttatactgttagctatttatactgttagctatttagactcttagctttttagaatgttatctatttatactgttagttatttatactgttagctatttggactcttagctatttagactgttagATATTattactgttagctatttatactgttagctatttagactgttagctatttatactgttagctagttatactgttagttatttatactgttagctatttagactgttagctattcatactgttagttatttatactgttagctatttatactgttagctatttagactcttagctttttagaatgttatctatttatactgttagttatttatactgttagctatttatactgttagctatttatactgttagctatttatactgttatctatttatactgttagctatttatactgttaggtatttagactgttagttatttagactcttcgctatttatactgttagctatttatactgttagctatttagacgctttgctatttatactgttagctatttatactgttagctatttatactgttagttatttagactgttagctatttatactgttagttatttatgctgttagctatttagactcttagctatttatactgttagttatttatgctgttagctatttagactcttagctatttatactgttatctatttatactgttagctatttatactttTAGTTATTTAGACTGtaagctatttatactgttagctatttagactcttagctatttatactgttagctatttatactgttatatatttatactgttagctatttagactcttagctatttagaatgttatctatttatactgttagctatttatactgttatctatttatactgttatctatttatactgttagctatttatactgttagttatttagactgttagctatttatactgttagttatttatactgttatctatttatactgttagttatttagactgttagctatttatactgttagttatttagactgttagctatttatactgttagttatttagactgttagctatttatactgttatctatttatactgttagttatttagactgttatctatttatactgttagttatttagactgttagctatttatactgttagttatttatactgttagctatttatactgttatatatttatactgttagctatttagactcttagctatttagaatgttatctatttatactgttagctatttatactgttatctatttatactgttatctatttatactgttagctatttatactgttagctatttagactcttagctatttatactgttagctatttatactgttagctatttatactgttagctatttagactcttagctatttatactgttagctatttatactgttagctatttatactgttagctatataTACTGTTAGTTACTGACAGGAGATAATGAcaccagatatgaatgacaggagagaatgggaccagatatgaatgacaggagagaatgggacactagatatgaatgacaggagagaatgggacactagatatgaatgacaggagagaatgggacaccagatatgaatgacaggagagaatgggaccagatatgaatgacaggagagaatgggacactagatatgaatgacaggagagaatgggacactagatatgaatgacaggagagaatgggaccagatatgaatgacaggagagaatgggacactagatatgaatgacaggagagaatgggacactagatatgaatgacaggagagaatgggacactagatatgaatgacaggagagaatgggacactagatatgaatgacaggagagaatgggacactagatatgaatgacaggagatAATGGGACCAGAtctgaatgacaggagagaatgggacactagatatgaatgacaggagagaatgggacactagatatgaatgacaggagagaatgggacactagatatgaatgacaggagagaatgggacactagatatgaatgacaggagagaatgggacactagatatgaatgacaggagagaatgggacactagatatgaatgacaggagagaatgggaccagatatgaatgacaggagagaatgggacactagatatgaatgacaggagagaatgggaccagatatgaatgacaggagagaatgggacactagatatgaatgacaggagagaatgggacactagatatgaatgacaggagagaatgggacactagatatgaatgacaggagagaatgggacaccagatatgaatgacaggagagaatgggacactagatatgaatgacaggagagaatgggaccagatatgaatgacaggagagaatgggacactagatatgaatgacaggagagaatgggacactagatatgaatgacaggagagaatgggaccagatatgaatgacaggagagaatgggacactagatatgaatgacaggagagaatgggacactagatatgaatgacaggagagaatgggacaccagatatgaatgacaggagagaatgggaccagatatgaatgacaggagagaatgggacactagatatgaatgacaggagagaatgggacactagatatgaatgacaggagagaatgggaccagatatgaatgacaggagagaatgggaccagatatgaatgacaggagagaatgggaccagatatgaatgacaggagagaatgggacactagatatgaatgacaggagagaatgggacactagatatgaatgacaggagagaatgggacactagatatgaatgacaggagagaatgggacactagatatgaatgacaggagagaatgggaccagatatgaatgacaggagagaatgggacactagatatgaatgacaggagatAATGGGACCAGAtctgaatgacaggagagaatgggacactagatatgaatgacaggagagaatgggacactagatatgaatgacaggagagaatgggacactagatatgaatgacaggagagaatgggacactagatatgaatgacaggagagaatgggaccagatatgaatgacaggagagaatgggacactagatatgaatgacaggagagaatgggaccagatatgaatgacaggagagaatgggacactagatatgaatgacaggagagaatgggacactagatatgaatgacaggagagaatgggacactagatatgaatgacaggagagaatgggacactagatatgaatgacaggagagaatgggaccagatatgaatgacaggagagaatgggaccagatatgaatgacaggagagaatgggaccagatatgaatgacaggagagaatgggaccagATATGACTTAAACACCTTTATTCAACAGaaccacagaagaagaaagagaaaggacCTTCgatctgtctatgtgtctgtttatgtcttgtctatgtgtatcCCACCAGTCTAAGGGTGGAGGGGTAtgtcttgtctatgtgtatcCTACCAGTCTAGGGGTGGAGGGGTAtgtcttgtctatgtgtatcCTACCAGTCTAGGGGTGGAGGGGTAtgtcttgtctatgtgtatcCCACCAGTCTAGGGGTGGAGGGGTAtgtcttgtctatgtgtatcCCACCAGTCTAGGGGTGGAGGGGTAtgtcttgtctatgtgtatcCTACCAGTCTAGAGGTGGAGGGGTAtgtcttgtctatgtgtatcCCACCAGTCTAGAGGTGGAGGGGTAtgtcttgtctatgtgtatcCCACCAGTCTAGGGGTGGAGGGGTAAGTCTTGCGGAGTCCTAGACATCTCTCCTGGTCGATAAACAGGGAGTGGGCCTTAGTGTAAAGCTCCTGTTCTAAAACACTCTTACAGCCAGCCAGCTGCTGCAGGGTGGCCTGGGCTTCAGACAACCTCTGTCTCAGAGATAAAacagtgtcctggagagcagaCACCTCAGACAGCAAcctgggaggggggagagagagatagagagggagagagagagagagagaggtgagaggtagagagaaagagagagagagagagagagagagagagagagagaggggtgagagagagagagagagagagagagagagagagagagagagagagagagagagagagagagagagagagagagagagagagagagagagagagagagagagagagagagagagagaggggtgagagagagagagagagagagagagagagagagagagagagagagagagagagagagagagagagagagagagagagagagagaggagagagagagagagagagagagagagagagagagagagagagagagagagaggggtgagagagaggtagagagaaagagagagagagagagagagagagagagagagagagagagagagagagagagagagagagagagagagagagagagagggagagagagagaagagagagagagagagagagagagagagagagagagagagagagagagagagagagagagagagagagagagagagagagagagagagagagaaagagagagagagagagagagagagagagagagagagagagagagagagagagagagagagagggagagagagagaaagagagagagagagagaaatagggagagagagagagagagagagagagagagagagagagagagagagagagagagagagagagagagagagagagagagagagagagagagagagagagagagagagagagagagagagagagagagagagagagagagagagagagagagaaagagggagagagagagagagagagagagagagagagagagagagagagagagagagagagagagggacatgtctaatgtctttattcttttggaacttctgtgagtgatgtttactgttcattttgctATGTTTGTAAGCATgagagtgtgtgttacctggtgtgtatctgatgtgtgtgtgttacctggtgtgtgtgtgtgtctgtctgtctcagtgtgtgttacctggtgtgtgtgtgtctcagtgtgtgttacctggtgtgtgtgtgtctcagtgtgtgttacctggtgtgtgtgtctgtctcagtgtgtgttacctggtgtgtgtgtgtctcagtgtgtgttacttcgtgtgtgtgtgtgtctcagtatgtctcagtgtgtgtgtgtgtgtgtgtgtctcagtgtgtgtctcagtgtgtgttacctgctgtgtgtgtgtctcagtgtgttacctggtgtgtgGTTGGTCCCTGCAGAGCTCTATGTTAGGTCTATAGGTGCGTTCCTCCAGCCTAGACTGAGCCACTCTGAGGGGGGCTCTCATCGCCCAGATGGACCCCTCCAAATCTGAGATGGTACGCTCCGTCTGATGCATCTCCTGCAGggtctggagagagatggagagggagagggagtcagcacacagaacacacacacacaacaatgaaaatacacacacagacccccccacCTTGGCCAGGTGCTGTTGTAGCGTGTTCCTAGCGTGTGTGGTCTGGTTGACACGGAGTGTGAAGGCAGCGTTGACACGGTTGTACTGAGACCACATGTCTCTCGCCGCGGCAACCAGGGTTCCCTCCACCAGCTCCGTTAGCTCCCGCGTGGCTCGTCTCTCCGACGCCGACTTCCCGATGTTGTCCTCCGAATACTGAACCCAAGACACCGGCACTGAGACACTACAGGGAGGGAGCAGGGACAAATCACATGTTGTCCTCCTGAATACTGAACACCGCCACTGAGAcactacagggagggaggagggacaaaTCACATGTTGTCCTCCTGAATACTGAACCCaagacactgagacactacagggagggaggagggacaaaTCACATGTTGTCCTCCTGAATACTGAACACCGGCACTGAGAcactacagggagggaggagggacaaaTCACATGTTGTCCTCCTGAATACTGAACCCAAGACACCGGCACTGAGACACTACAGGGAGGGAGCAGAGACAAATAACATGTTGTCCTCCTGAATACTGAACACCGGCACTGAGAcactacagggagggaggagggacaaaTCACATGTTGACCTCCTGAATACTGAACCCAAGACACTAtaacagttggtcagtgttacctggtatctaccaggctgaggtcagggtaaTAACTGGTTGCAGGAGAACcgttggtcagtgttacctggtatctaccaggctgaggtcagggtaaTAACTGGTTGCAGGAGAACCGTtggtcagtgtgtgacagtggctGTCGATCTGGAGAGCTCTGTGTTTATCATTCATGTCTTTTTCCAACTGGTGTTGCACTCTCCTGTTGgacctgcgcacacacacacacatacacacacagagacacacacacacacacacacacatacacacacagagacacacacacacacacacacacacacacacacacacacacacacacacacacacacacacacacacacacacacacacacacacacacacacacacacacacacacacacacacacacacacacacacacacacgcacacgcacacacacacacacacagagacacacacgcacacgcacacgcacacgcacacacacacacacacacatacagatttTTACAGGTTTATCTATCGTTGCTATTGACAAGAAATCAACAGACTGTTGAGTCTGACTTATTCCAGTTAGCCAGCCCCTACCACATTATCATTGAGTCTGACTTATTCCAGTTAGCTAGCCCCTACCACGTTATCATTGAGTCTGACTTATTCCAGTTAGCCGCCCCCTACCACGTTATCATTGAGTCAGACTTATTCCAGTTAGCCAGCCCCTACCACGTTATCATTGAGTCTGACTTATTCCAGTTAGCCAGCCCCTACCACATTATCATTGAGTCTGACTTATTCCAGTTAGCCAGCCCCTACCACGTTATCATTGAGTCTGACTTATTCCAGTTAGCCGCCCCCTACCACGTTATCATTGAGTCAGACTTATTCCAGTTAGCCGCCCCCTACCACGTTATCATTGAGTCTGACTTATTCCAGTTAGCCAGCCCCTACCACATGAGGATCAAAACAAAGTCCAGAAATAAAACAAAGGTTTGTGATGATTTGTTCAACTTAATTCTAGTTGCAGTGATTCATCTCAGCAGGGGGCTCTGTAGTAACAACTAAaggtcaactgtgtgtgtgtgtgtgtgtgtgtgtgtgtgtgtgtgtgtgtgtgtgtgtgtgtgtgtgtgtgtgtgtgtgtgtgtgtgtgtgtgtactcactccagctgtttctggactttgtctCTTGTCCTTCCCAACTGTTCCTGAGAAGACCTGATCACTGATACCTCCTGAAGAGAgatatggaaggagggagggagggagggagggagggagagagggagggagggagagtggagggagggagggagggaggaagggaggcagggagggagggcaggagggagggagggagggcgggagggagcgCGGGAGGGAGCGCGGGAGGGAgcgcggggagggagggagggagggagggagggggcgggagggagggagagtggagggggagagtggagggagggaggtagggagggaggaagggaggcagggagggaggatgggagggagggagggaggcagggagggagggcgggaggggagcgtgggagggagggggaaggaggcagggaggcagggaggcagggagggagggagggagggagggagggagggagggagggagggagggagggagggagggagggagggagggagggagggagggagggagggagggagggagagcattgTTAGACAGAACAAAGGTGAGTGGAAATAAAAGCGATGGTCAGACAGACGTGGGGTGGACTTATTCTGTTAACCttcaacaagtgtgtgtgtgtgtgtgtgtgtgtgtgtgtgtgtgtgtgtgtgtgtgtgtgtgtgtgtgtgtgtgtgtgtgtgtgtgtgtgtcacctgcaCCAGTTCTTTCTCCACTACATCGATGACTCCGTCGTTGAGGTTCTGACACTGGAACTGGCACTCCTGGgacatctgacacacacacacacacacacacacacacacacacacacacacacacacacacacacacacacacacacacacacacacacacacacacacacaaaccatttCGTTTCAATCTATAAAGCGTTATTTACTTTACAGTATatactagcctgggtaccagtctgatTCTCTTTACAGTAGatactagcctgggtaccagtctggttgtctttacagtagacactagcctgggtgccagtctggtTCTCTTTACAGTAGatactagcctgggtaccagtctggttCTCTTTACAGTAGAtactagcctgggtgccagtctggttctctttacagtagacactagcctgggtgccagtctggttctctttacagtagacactagcctgggtaccagtctggttCTCTTTACAGTAGatactagcctgggtaccagtctggttCTCTTTACAGTAGACAcaagcctgggtaccagtctggttCTCTTTACAGTAGatactagcctgggtaccagtctggttCTCTTTACAGTAGAtactagcctgggtgccagtctggttctctttacagtagacactagcctgggtaccagtctggttCTCTTTACAGTAGACACTATCAATATTTCATGGTACATAACAAATAACAACCAATTCCTTATTTAGGCTGGTTCACTAGTATATATAGGGAATTCTACGTTTAATTTTGAATACAGACCAAGTTGTAAATTTACTGCGGCTACTAGTTCTACA
This portion of the Oncorhynchus gorbuscha isolate QuinsamMale2020 ecotype Even-year unplaced genomic scaffold, OgorEven_v1.0 Un_scaffold_2168, whole genome shotgun sequence genome encodes:
- the LOC124025095 gene encoding tektin-3-like isoform X3 translates to MEVYGSLRPCSSGFLPSLTTMRDSYKGFSATQLQPQQVSFDLTGSGKSKPRLVSVQRKSTEPFETHWGGEQLIRMPPLKPNPVAMCQITREDWLRANNVNFRRLESSRRHAESFWRETSRLIQSKEQLTRRTQSDSSRWIGERITEISFWRSELGFELEQLLRDTERLRQVKFRLDRALKETDGPLQMSQECQFQCQNLNDGVIDVVEKELVQEVSVIRSSQEQLGRTRDKVQKQLDVSVPVSWVQYSEDNIGKSASERRATRELTELVEGTLVAAARDMWSQYNRVNAAFTLRVNQTTHARNTLQQHLAKTLQEMHQTERTISDLEGSIWAMRAPLRVAQSRLEERTYRPNIELCRDQPHTRLLSEVSALQDTVLSLRQRLSEAQATLQQLAGCKSVLEQELYTKAHSLFIDQERCLGLRKTYPSTPRLVGYT
- the LOC124025095 gene encoding tektin-3-like isoform X2 — its product is MEVYGSLRPCSSGFLPSLTTMRDSYKGFSATQLQPQQVSFDLTGSGKSKPRLVSVQRKSTEPFETHWGGEQLIRMPPLKPNPVAMCQITREDWLRANNVNFRRLESSRRHAESFWRETSRLIQSKEQLTRRTQSDSSRWIGERITEISFWRSELGFELEQLLRDTERLRQVKFRLDRALKETDGPLQMSQECQFQCQNLNDGVIDVVEKELVQEVSVIRSSQEQLGRTRDKVQKQLERVQHQLEKDMNDKHRALQIDSHCHTLTNGSPATSYYPDLSLVDTSVSVPVSWVQYSEDNIGKSASERRATRELTELVEGTLVAAARDMWSQYNRVNAAFTLRVNQTTHARNTLQQHLAKTLQEMHQTERTISDLEGSIWAMRAPLRVAQSRLEERTYRPNIELCRDQPHTRLLSEVSALQDTVLSLRQRLSEAQATLQQLAGCKSVLEQELYTKAHSLFIDQERCLGLRKTYPSTPRLVGYT
- the LOC124025095 gene encoding tektin-3-like isoform X1 yields the protein MEVYGSLRPCSSGFLPSLTTMRDSYKGFSATQLQPQQVSFDLTGSGKSKPRLVSVQRKSTEPFETHWGGEQLIRMPPLKPNPVAMCQITREDWLRANNVNFRRLESSRRHAESFWRETSRLIQSKEQLTRRTQSDSSRWIGERITEISFWRSELGFELEQLLRDTERLRQVKFRLDRALKETDGPLQMSQECQFQCQNLNDGVIDVVEKELVQEVSVIRSSQEQLGRTRDKVQKQLESNRRVQHQLEKDMNDKHRALQIDSHCHTLTNGSPATSYYPDLSLVDTSVSVPVSWVQYSEDNIGKSASERRATRELTELVEGTLVAAARDMWSQYNRVNAAFTLRVNQTTHARNTLQQHLAKTLQEMHQTERTISDLEGSIWAMRAPLRVAQSRLEERTYRPNIELCRDQPHTRLLSEVSALQDTVLSLRQRLSEAQATLQQLAGCKSVLEQELYTKAHSLFIDQERCLGLRKTYPSTPRLVGYT